The proteins below come from a single Terriglobia bacterium genomic window:
- a CDS encoding DUF507 family protein — MNVLARAVTEALAAMEGVKLLKEKNTVRLEVRRLLEELLAQEKKIDLEARRKIESQKRTILEGSQEWDILYRKYYNEAVKKLGI; from the coding sequence ATGAACGTGCTGGCGCGGGCTGTCACCGAAGCTCTGGCCGCCATGGAAGGCGTGAAGTTGCTCAAGGAAAAGAACACCGTCCGCCTGGAAGTCCGCCGGCTGCTGGAGGAACTGCTGGCGCAGGAGAAGAAGATCGACCTGGAAGCACGCCGCAAGATCGAGTCCCAGAAGCGTACGATCCTGGAAGGCAGCCAGGAGTGGGACATCCTCTACCGCAAGTACTACAACGAGGCGGTCAAGAAGCTCGGAATTTAG